One window of Paralichthys olivaceus isolate ysfri-2021 chromosome 20, ASM2471397v2, whole genome shotgun sequence genomic DNA carries:
- the med10 gene encoding mediator of RNA polymerase II transcription subunit 10 encodes MAEKFDNLEEHLEKFIENIRQLGIIVSDFQPSSQAGLNQKLNFVISGLQDIEKCRQQLHEINVPLEVFEYIDQGRNPQLYTKECLERALARNEQVKGKIDTMTKFKSLLISELSKVFPEDMAKYKAIHGEDAPS; translated from the exons ATGGCGGAGAAGTTTGACAACCTGGAGGAGCACCTGGAGAAATTCATCGAGAACATCCGACAGCTGGGGATCATCGTCAGCGACTTCCAGCCCAGCAGCCAGGCAGGACTCAACCAGAAGCT gAACTTCGTGATATCCGGTCTGCAGGACATCGAGAAGTGCCGTCAGCAGCTCCATGAGATCAACGTCCCGCTGGAGGTCTTCGA ATACATTGACCAAGGTCGAAACCCTCAGCTGTACACCAAGGAATGTCTGGAGAGAGCCTTGGCGAGGAACGAGCAGGTCAAAGGGAAGATTGACACAATGACG AAATTCAAGAGCCTTCTAATCTCAGAGCTCAGCAAGGTTTTTCCAGAGGACATGGCCAAGTATAAGGCTATACACGGAGAGGATGCCCCCTCCTAG